One segment of Penaeus monodon isolate SGIC_2016 unplaced genomic scaffold, NSTDA_Pmon_1 PmonScaffold_18817, whole genome shotgun sequence DNA contains the following:
- the LOC119569809 gene encoding formin-like protein 6, with translation MYGPHLFPPPPSSLVNTYAPPTPPPAANGSTNCILGAAKPAPPAPPAVCAKPLHLRLPTYSPSSSKASPTCTYSTSIANPLPLPHLQQKIQLHLLHLQQKSSSTYSTSSSNPGSPAPLQRNPAPPAPPPAQIQLHLLSEQQSGSTYSPSTPPAPTPPPVCKPGLHLLHLLATQLHLSTSSSKSSSTCCLSSKSGSTYPTPICNPVSTCAHSPPFCNPAPPAPTPPPVCKSSSTCV, from the exons ATGTACGGTCCACACttgttccccccgcccccctccagtCTGGTGAACACCTACGCTCCACCTACTCCGCCTCCAGCAGCAAACGGCTCCACCAACTGCATTTTGGGAGCAGCAAAGCCAGCTCCACCTGCTCCGCCAGCAGTATGCGCAAAGCCGCTCCACCTGCGCCTACCCACTTACTCCCCCTCCAGTAGCAAAGCCAGCCCCACCTGTACTTACTCCACCTCCATCGCAAATCCGCTCCCCCTGCCCCACCTCCAGCAAAAAATCCAGCTCCACCTACTCCACCTCCAGCAGAAATCCAGCTCCACCTACTCCACCTCCAGCAGCAACCCGGGCTCACCTGCTCCACTCCAGCGCAATCCGGCTCCACCTGCTCCACCTCCAGCACAAATCCAGCTCCACTTGCTGTCTGAGCAGCAATCCGGCTCCACCTACTCCCCCTCCA CTCCACCTGCGCCCACTCCACCTCCAGTTTGCAAACCCGGGCTCCACCTACTCCACCTCCTTGCAACCCAGCTCCACCTGTCCACCTCCAGCAGCAAATCCAGCTCCACTTGCTGTCTGAGCAGCAAATCCGGCTCCACCTATCCCACCCCCATTTGCAACCCAGTTTCCACCTGCGCCCACTCCCCTCCATTTTGCAATCCAGCTCCACCTGCGCCCACTCCACCTCCAGTTTGCAAATCCAGCTCCACCTGCGTCTGA